A window from Variovorax sp. PBL-E5 encodes these proteins:
- a CDS encoding Bug family tripartite tricarboxylate transporter substrate binding protein has protein sequence MTHLHPVQRLARRAFVVALLSAAATGAMAQWKPTRPINLIVPWAAGGSTDQVTRVTAAEIEKALGQTVVIINQPGASGAIGTKSALDAAKDGYTWTAGAAQDLGAYETLGSLKTRMSDWNLFLTVANIQVIGVNPSTPYKTAKDLIDAMKAQPGKIPVATAGVTSAGHNAMDLISKATGVKYREIPYDGGNPAVVATVSGEAEVTTQLAVEQADMIRGKRLRPLATVSDKPLDLEGYGVIPPLSQSLPGFTAPANYFGIFIPKGVPDEVVKTVQKIWDENIPKSEALKKYASSRGALFLPLSGDAAQKAVMPAVQANAWMLFDAGKAKVSPDTVGIPKP, from the coding sequence GTGACGCATCTGCATCCCGTTCAAAGACTGGCTCGCCGCGCCTTCGTCGTGGCCCTGCTTTCCGCCGCCGCGACCGGCGCCATGGCGCAATGGAAGCCAACGCGGCCGATCAACCTGATCGTGCCGTGGGCCGCGGGCGGATCGACCGACCAGGTGACGCGCGTCACGGCCGCGGAAATCGAGAAGGCGCTCGGCCAGACCGTCGTCATCATCAATCAGCCCGGTGCTTCGGGCGCCATCGGCACCAAGAGCGCGCTCGATGCGGCCAAGGACGGCTACACCTGGACCGCCGGCGCGGCACAGGATCTCGGTGCGTACGAAACGCTCGGCTCGCTCAAGACCCGCATGAGCGACTGGAACCTCTTCCTCACGGTCGCCAACATCCAGGTGATCGGCGTCAACCCGTCGACGCCGTACAAGACGGCCAAGGACCTGATCGATGCCATGAAGGCGCAACCCGGCAAGATCCCCGTCGCGACCGCTGGCGTGACCTCGGCCGGCCACAACGCGATGGACCTGATCTCGAAGGCCACCGGCGTCAAGTACCGCGAGATCCCGTACGACGGCGGCAATCCGGCCGTGGTCGCCACGGTCTCCGGCGAGGCCGAAGTCACGACGCAGCTGGCCGTCGAGCAGGCCGACATGATCCGCGGCAAGCGGCTGCGCCCCCTGGCCACCGTCAGCGACAAGCCGCTCGATCTCGAGGGCTATGGCGTGATTCCGCCGCTCTCGCAAAGTCTGCCGGGCTTCACTGCGCCGGCCAACTATTTCGGCATCTTCATTCCGAAGGGCGTGCCCGACGAGGTCGTGAAGACCGTGCAGAAGATCTGGGACGAGAACATCCCCAAGAGCGAAGCGCTGAAGAAGTACGCCAGCAGCCGCGGCGCCCTGTTCCTGCCGCTCTCCGGTGATGCCGCACAGAAGGCGGTGATGCCCGCGGTGCAGGCCAATGCCTGGATGCTGTTCGATGCCGGCAAGGCCAAGGTCTCGCCCGATACGGTCGGTATCCCCAAGCCCTGA